A window of the Dickeya dianthicola NCPPB 453 genome harbors these coding sequences:
- the aceB gene encoding malate synthase A: MTQQTISRELVFTTAFGEEERQILTTEAVDFLTELVSRFTPQRNRLLAERQAVQVRIDNGELPDLISETDSIKKSNWKIRGIPADLLDRRVEITGPVERKMVINALNANVKVFMADFEDSLAPSWTKVIEGHINLRDAVRGTITYTSEAGKIYQLKPDPAVLICRVRGLHLPEKHVLWNDEPIPGSLFDFALYFFHNYRQLLAKGSGPYFYLPKTQSWQEAAWWGDVFSYTEDHFGLPRGTIKATILIETLPAVFQMDEILYHLRDHIVGLNCGRWDYIFSYIKTLKNHPGRVLPDRQSVTMDKPFLSAYSRLLIKTCHRRGAFAMGGMAAFIPSKDEERNAWVQEKVRQDKELEARNGHDGTWVAHPGLADTVMPVFDSLLGDRPNQLDMLREDDAPVTADELLAPCPGERTEAGMRANIRVAVQYIEAWISGNGCVPIYGLMEDAATAEISRTSIWQWIRHGKTLSDGRMVTKALFRQMLAEEMQVIRHELGDARFDGGRFEEAARLMERITTQDALIDFLTLPGYDLLD; encoded by the coding sequence ATGACACAACAGACGATAAGCAGGGAACTGGTGTTCACTACTGCATTTGGTGAGGAAGAACGGCAGATTCTGACAACAGAGGCGGTGGATTTTCTCACGGAACTGGTCAGCCGGTTCACGCCACAGCGTAACCGCTTACTGGCGGAGCGTCAGGCGGTGCAGGTGCGAATTGATAACGGTGAATTACCCGATTTAATTTCGGAAACGGATTCCATAAAAAAATCCAACTGGAAGATTCGCGGTATTCCAGCCGATCTGCTGGATCGCCGGGTAGAGATTACCGGCCCGGTGGAACGCAAAATGGTGATTAACGCCCTGAATGCCAACGTGAAAGTTTTTATGGCGGACTTTGAAGATTCGCTGGCGCCTAGTTGGACGAAAGTGATCGAGGGGCACATCAACCTGCGGGATGCGGTGCGCGGCACCATTACCTACACCAGCGAGGCGGGAAAGATTTATCAGCTCAAGCCCGACCCGGCGGTGCTGATCTGCCGAGTGCGTGGCCTGCACCTGCCGGAAAAACACGTGTTGTGGAACGATGAGCCTATCCCCGGCAGTCTGTTCGATTTTGCGCTCTATTTTTTCCACAACTACCGTCAACTGCTGGCGAAAGGCAGTGGCCCCTATTTCTATCTGCCGAAAACCCAGTCCTGGCAGGAAGCTGCCTGGTGGGGAGACGTATTCAGTTACACCGAGGACCATTTTGGCCTGCCGCGCGGCACCATCAAAGCCACCATCTTGATTGAAACCCTGCCCGCCGTGTTCCAGATGGACGAAATTCTCTATCACTTGCGTGACCACATTGTCGGGCTGAACTGCGGCCGTTGGGACTACATCTTTAGCTACATCAAGACGTTGAAGAATCATCCGGGCCGGGTATTGCCGGATCGCCAGTCGGTGACAATGGACAAACCGTTTCTGAGTGCCTATTCACGTTTGTTGATCAAAACCTGTCACCGGCGCGGCGCGTTTGCGATGGGTGGGATGGCCGCGTTCATTCCCAGCAAAGACGAGGAGCGCAACGCCTGGGTGCAGGAGAAAGTGCGGCAGGACAAGGAGCTGGAGGCACGCAATGGTCATGACGGCACCTGGGTCGCCCACCCCGGCCTGGCCGACACAGTGATGCCGGTGTTCGATAGCCTGCTGGGCGATCGTCCCAATCAGCTGGATATGTTGCGTGAAGACGATGCGCCGGTGACCGCCGATGAACTGCTGGCGCCTTGTCCGGGAGAACGCACCGAAGCCGGTATGCGCGCCAATATCCGCGTGGCGGTGCAGTACATCGAAGCCTGGATTTCCGGCAACGGCTGCGTGCCGATTTACGGGCTGATGGAGGATGCCGCCACCGCCGAAATCTCCCGTACGTCTATCTGGCAGTGGATCCGCCACGGCAAAACCCTCAGTGACGGTCGGATGGTGACCAAGGCGCTGTTTCGCCAGATGCTGGCCGAAGAGATGCAGGTTATCCGTCACGAACTGGGCGATGCCCGCTTCGACGGCGGCCGTTTCGAGGAGGCCGCCCGACTGATGGAACGCATCACCACGCAGGACGCGTTAATCGATTTCCTCACCTTACCCGG
- the metA gene encoding homoserine O-acetyltransferase MetA, translated as MPIRVPDELPAVSFLRNENVFVMASSRARTQEIRPLKVLVLNLMPKKIETENQFLRLLSNSPLQVDIQLLRIDSRESKNTPTEHLNNFYCDFEDIEHENFDGLIVTGAPLGLVDFCDVVYWPQIERVVNWAKEHVTSTLFVCWAVQAALNVLYGIPKLTRDVKLSGVYSHHTLQPHAPLTRGFDETFLAPHSRYADFPSDVIREHTDLDILVESEEAGAYLFASKDKRLAFVTGHPEYDALTLSSEYFRDCEAGLNPVIPVNYFPGDNPQKTPRATWRSHGHLLFSNWLNYHVYQITPFDLRHMNPTLD; from the coding sequence ATGCCAATCCGGGTTCCTGATGAGTTGCCGGCTGTCAGTTTCTTGCGCAATGAAAACGTCTTTGTGATGGCGTCTTCCCGAGCCAGAACGCAGGAAATTCGTCCGTTGAAGGTGTTGGTGCTTAACCTGATGCCAAAGAAAATCGAGACGGAAAACCAGTTCCTGCGGCTGCTGTCGAATTCGCCACTACAGGTGGATATTCAGTTGTTGCGAATCGATAGCCGGGAATCGAAGAACACGCCGACGGAGCACCTCAACAACTTCTACTGCGATTTTGAAGATATCGAGCACGAGAACTTTGACGGTTTGATCGTGACCGGCGCCCCGCTGGGGCTGGTGGATTTTTGCGATGTGGTGTACTGGCCGCAGATCGAGCGGGTGGTTAACTGGGCTAAAGAGCATGTCACTTCTACACTGTTTGTGTGTTGGGCGGTTCAGGCGGCGTTGAATGTGTTGTACGGCATCCCCAAGCTGACCCGCGACGTGAAATTATCCGGCGTGTATTCACACCATACGTTGCAGCCGCATGCCCCGTTGACGCGAGGCTTTGACGAAACCTTTCTGGCCCCACATTCCCGCTATGCGGATTTTCCTTCCGATGTGATCCGTGAACACACTGATCTGGATATTCTGGTGGAATCTGAGGAGGCTGGAGCTTATCTGTTTGCCAGCAAGGATAAACGGCTGGCGTTTGTGACCGGGCATCCAGAGTACGATGCGCTGACGCTATCGAGCGAATATTTCCGTGACTGCGAGGCCGGCCTTAATCCCGTGATTCCGGTGAACTACTTCCCGGGAGATAACCCCCAGAAAACGCCGCGGGCGACCTGGCGTAGCCACGGACATCTGCTATTTTCCAACTGGTTGAATTACCACGTTTATCAGATCACGCCGTTCGATTTGCGTCATATGAATCCTACGCTGGATTGA
- a CDS encoding gamma carbonic anhydrase family protein, producing the protein MSEALRPFKGMLPAIGKNVMVDPSSVVIGEVTLADDVSIWPLVVIRADVNFIQIGSRTNIQDGSVLHVTHRSEKNANGNPLIIGEDVTVGHKVMLHGCTIGNRVLVGMGSILLDGVTVEDDVIIGAGSLVSPGKTLEKGYLYLGSPAKKVRPLTEQELEGLLYSSNNYVRWKDEYLGQSHQ; encoded by the coding sequence ATGTCCGAGGCATTACGCCCGTTTAAAGGAATGCTGCCAGCTATCGGTAAAAACGTCATGGTGGATCCTTCCAGTGTAGTTATCGGAGAGGTCACGCTGGCGGATGATGTAAGTATCTGGCCGCTAGTGGTCATCCGGGCCGATGTCAACTTCATCCAAATAGGCTCGCGCACCAATATTCAGGATGGCAGCGTCTTGCACGTAACCCACCGTTCGGAAAAAAACGCGAATGGAAATCCATTAATTATCGGGGAAGATGTCACCGTCGGGCACAAGGTCATGCTACATGGTTGCACGATCGGCAATCGTGTCCTTGTGGGCATGGGTTCGATCCTTCTTGATGGCGTCACCGTTGAAGATGACGTCATCATTGGCGCCGGCAGTCTGGTTTCACCGGGAAAAACGCTGGAGAAAGGTTACCTTTATCTTGGTAGTCCGGCTAAAAAAGTTCGCCCACTGACAGAACAGGAGCTGGAAGGGTTGCTTTATTCATCCAATAACTATGTGCGCTGGAAAGACGAATATCTGGGCCAATCACACCAGTGA
- a CDS encoding DUF1488 family protein — MNQAVQFPDREWWSDHDEAIIFPVLVGGFQRECVIRRYVLLERYGDAQPEQWLSLFREHRWDWEEEFERLIRDDEYDEQGRFLLSDETH, encoded by the coding sequence ATGAATCAGGCGGTTCAGTTTCCCGATCGGGAATGGTGGAGTGATCATGATGAGGCGATCATTTTTCCGGTACTGGTAGGCGGGTTCCAGCGCGAGTGCGTGATTAGACGATATGTTCTGCTGGAACGCTATGGTGATGCACAGCCGGAACAGTGGCTGTCACTGTTCCGTGAACATCGTTGGGATTGGGAAGAGGAGTTTGAACGCCTGATTCGCGACGATGAATACGACGAGCAGGGGCGCTTTCTGCTTAGTGATGAAACTCATTGA
- the aroE gene encoding shikimate dehydrogenase — MSVSQSFAVFGHPIAHSKSPRIHALFAEQTGISLTYERILAPLDGFEDSLKAFFQQGACGANVTAPFKERACAIMDELSERARSAGAVNTIQKKGNGSLYGDNTDGIGLLSDLQQYEFIHPHDRVLLVGAGGAARGVIQPLLAYGCELIITNRTFARADALAEHFSRYGQVSALPMEKVGNHHIDLIINATSSGVAGEVPDLPASLISPDVCCYDMFYQSEPTPFLKWCIQQGAQRYVDGMGMLVWQAAHAFSLWHGVMPDVVPVIRKIKQELGA, encoded by the coding sequence GTGTCCGTGAGTCAATCTTTTGCGGTTTTTGGTCATCCTATCGCGCACAGCAAATCGCCGCGCATTCATGCGCTGTTTGCCGAGCAGACGGGAATCTCGCTGACCTACGAGCGAATACTGGCGCCGTTGGATGGCTTTGAGGACAGCCTGAAAGCGTTTTTTCAACAGGGCGCATGCGGTGCCAATGTAACGGCTCCATTCAAGGAACGTGCATGTGCGATTATGGATGAGTTGAGCGAACGCGCCCGTTCCGCTGGTGCCGTCAACACGATCCAAAAGAAAGGCAATGGTTCGCTTTATGGCGACAATACTGATGGTATTGGTCTGCTGAGTGATTTGCAGCAGTATGAGTTTATCCACCCTCATGATCGAGTGTTGTTGGTGGGGGCGGGTGGCGCAGCACGTGGCGTTATTCAGCCTTTGCTTGCGTACGGATGCGAGTTAATTATCACTAACCGCACATTTGCCAGAGCTGACGCACTGGCTGAGCATTTCAGCCGCTATGGTCAGGTAAGTGCGTTGCCGATGGAAAAAGTGGGTAACCATCATATTGATTTGATTATCAATGCCACCTCATCAGGCGTTGCGGGTGAGGTTCCTGATTTGCCGGCCTCTCTGATTTCTCCTGATGTGTGTTGTTATGACATGTTTTATCAGTCGGAACCGACTCCTTTCTTGAAGTGGTGCATCCAGCAGGGGGCACAACGGTATGTTGACGGAATGGGTATGTTAGTCTGGCAGGCGGCACATGCGTTCAGCTTGTGGCATGGCGTCATGCCGGATGTCGTGCCGGTAATTCGTAAAATAAAGCAGGAACTGGGAGCATGA
- the tsaC gene encoding L-threonylcarbamoyladenylate synthase type 1 TsaC: MSNVNSEDLAPLLQQLREDNVIAYPTEAVFGLGCDPDSETAVERLLALKQRPREKGLILIAADFQQLEPYVEMSALSDMQRQTIFASWPGPVTWVLPAKTVTPDWLTGRFTSLAVRVSAHPLVKQLCLAFGKPLVSTSANLSGQPPCRTVREVAKQFGERFPVLNGEVGGRLNPSEIRDALTGEMLRQG, translated from the coding sequence ATGAGTAATGTAAATTCTGAAGATTTGGCACCGCTGTTACAGCAACTGCGGGAAGATAATGTGATCGCCTACCCAACGGAGGCTGTGTTTGGGCTGGGGTGTGATCCTGATAGTGAAACGGCGGTAGAGCGTTTGTTGGCGTTGAAGCAACGTCCACGTGAAAAAGGGCTGATCCTGATTGCGGCGGATTTTCAGCAACTGGAGCCTTATGTCGAAATGTCTGCCTTGTCGGACATGCAACGTCAGACCATCTTTGCCTCCTGGCCAGGGCCGGTTACCTGGGTGCTCCCGGCCAAAACGGTGACGCCGGATTGGCTGACCGGACGGTTCACTTCACTGGCGGTGCGAGTTAGCGCTCACCCACTGGTGAAACAGCTGTGCCTGGCATTCGGGAAGCCGCTGGTTTCTACCAGTGCTAATCTGAGCGGCCAGCCGCCGTGTCGTACCGTCAGAGAAGTGGCGAAGCAGTTTGGCGAGCGTTTCCCTGTCCTGAATGGCGAGGTTGGTGGTCGTTTGAATCCATCGGAAATTCGTGATGCCCTGACGGGAGAAATGTTGCGTCAGGGGTAG
- a CDS encoding DNA topoisomerase family protein, giving the protein MTKTILIAEKQQVCPECGAVLVIRSGQHGPFLGCSRYPECHYIRPLKAYADGHVVKVLDGQHCPRCQSALVLRQGRYGMFICCSNYPECEHTEAIDRPDETTLTCPQCHEGRLLQRKSRYGKTFHSCERYPACQFTLNHKPIAGECEYCHYPLLIEKKTAQGVRRFCASKLCGKPVSAEESHCDE; this is encoded by the coding sequence ATGACCAAAACCATACTTATTGCTGAAAAGCAGCAGGTGTGCCCTGAATGTGGGGCCGTGTTGGTTATCCGTTCCGGGCAGCACGGCCCGTTTCTTGGCTGTTCCCGTTATCCCGAATGCCATTATATTCGACCGCTTAAAGCCTATGCTGATGGGCATGTGGTGAAGGTGCTGGATGGGCAGCATTGCCCGCGTTGCCAGTCGGCGCTGGTGCTGCGTCAGGGACGTTATGGCATGTTCATCTGTTGCAGTAACTATCCTGAATGCGAGCATACGGAAGCCATCGATCGCCCAGACGAAACGACCCTAACATGTCCCCAGTGCCATGAAGGCCGATTGCTTCAGCGTAAATCCCGTTATGGCAAGACGTTTCACTCCTGCGAACGTTATCCTGCCTGTCAGTTCACGCTAAACCATAAACCGATCGCCGGGGAATGCGAATATTGCCATTACCCGTTATTGATAGAGAAAAAAACTGCGCAGGGCGTAAGGCGCTTTTGTGCCAGTAAATTGTGTGGAAAGCCGGTATCGGCTGAAGAAAGTCATTGTGATGAGTAA
- a CDS encoding DUF494 family protein, with the protein MFDVLMYLFETYIHNETEMRVDQDTLTDDLTRAGFDRDDIYSALDWLEKLADLQEGQTPPLALTSDSLALRIYTAEEEQRLDVDCRGFLLFLEQIKVLNLETREMVIDRVMALETQDFDLEDLKWVILMVLFNVPGCENAYQQMEDLLFEANEGYLQ; encoded by the coding sequence ATGTTCGACGTACTCATGTACTTGTTTGAAACTTACATCCACAATGAAACCGAAATGCGTGTTGATCAAGATACGTTGACTGATGACCTCACCCGCGCGGGATTTGATCGTGACGATATCTACAGCGCGTTGGACTGGCTGGAAAAATTGGCCGACTTGCAGGAAGGGCAAACCCCGCCACTGGCATTGACCAGCGACTCTCTGGCGTTGCGCATTTATACCGCTGAAGAGGAACAACGTCTGGATGTGGATTGTCGCGGCTTTTTGCTGTTTCTTGAGCAGATTAAAGTGCTCAATCTGGAAACCCGTGAGATGGTTATTGATCGGGTGATGGCGCTTGAAACGCAGGATTTTGACCTGGAAGATCTAAAATGGGTCATTCTGATGGTGCTGTTCAATGTGCCAGGTTGCGAAAATGCTTATCAGCAAATGGAAGATTTACTCTTTGAAGCCAATGAAGGGTATTTGCAGTAA
- the dprA gene encoding DNA-protecting protein DprA: MTDMEIWLRLASVKGLGAKRRAALFSQLQAENSYPAGYLKSLGLTESQADQFLALSDLDIQNTAHWLEKPDHHLVTFNSADYPPLLSNIVSPPVCLYVAGDVGVLSSPQVAVIGSRNNSAYGEQWGHVFSQQLSLNRLTITSGLAVGIDGIAHQAALQAGGKTIAVLGSGLNQLYPRRHLALADAIVQQGGALISEFPLNTRPLPVNFPRRNRIISGLSLGVLVVEASMRSGSLVTARYALEQNREVFALPGPIGNPMTEGNHWLIQQGASLVTQPQDIFEQLHNGLRWFADIPSEGIPEIICATEGELELPFADVLATVGDEVTPVDVVAERAGQPVPEVVSKLLDLELAGWIAAVPGGYVRIRRAGHVRRTHVLV, encoded by the coding sequence ATGACGGATATGGAAATTTGGTTGCGTCTGGCGTCGGTTAAGGGCCTTGGCGCCAAACGGCGCGCGGCATTGTTCAGTCAATTGCAAGCCGAAAACTCGTATCCGGCGGGATATCTGAAATCGCTGGGCTTAACGGAAAGTCAGGCCGACCAGTTTCTCGCCCTGAGCGATCTGGATATCCAGAATACAGCGCATTGGCTGGAAAAGCCGGATCATCACCTGGTGACATTCAACAGCGCCGATTATCCCCCTTTGCTCAGTAACATCGTTTCTCCCCCGGTATGTTTGTATGTCGCTGGAGATGTTGGCGTACTATCATCTCCGCAGGTCGCGGTGATTGGCAGTCGCAACAACAGCGCTTACGGCGAACAGTGGGGGCATGTCTTTAGCCAGCAACTCAGCCTGAATCGTCTGACGATAACCAGCGGACTTGCCGTGGGGATTGATGGCATTGCCCATCAGGCCGCCCTGCAGGCTGGCGGGAAAACCATTGCGGTATTGGGGAGCGGATTAAACCAGCTTTATCCGCGCCGGCATCTGGCGTTGGCGGATGCAATTGTGCAGCAGGGTGGGGCGCTGATATCGGAATTTCCCCTGAATACCCGACCGCTACCGGTAAATTTCCCTCGCCGCAATCGTATCATCAGCGGATTAAGTCTGGGCGTTCTGGTGGTGGAAGCATCAATGCGTAGCGGCTCGCTGGTGACGGCGCGTTATGCATTGGAGCAAAATCGTGAGGTATTCGCTCTGCCCGGTCCGATTGGGAATCCGATGACGGAAGGTAACCATTGGTTGATACAGCAAGGGGCAAGTCTGGTTACCCAACCTCAGGACATTTTTGAACAACTCCATAATGGACTGCGCTGGTTTGCCGATATTCCCAGTGAGGGCATTCCGGAAATTATTTGTGCGACGGAAGGTGAACTGGAATTGCCATTTGCTGATGTGTTGGCTACCGTAGGAGATGAGGTTACACCTGTTGACGTTGTCGCTGAACGTGCCGGCCAACCTGTGCCAGAGGTGGTGAGTAAGTTACTGGATCTGGAGTTAGCAGGGTGGATCGCAGCTGTACCCGGCGGCTATGTCCGTATAAGGAGGGCAGGCCATGTTCGACGTACTCATGTACTTGTTTGA
- the def gene encoding peptide deformylase, whose product MSVLQVLHFPDERLRIKAQPVKEVNAEIQRIVDDMFDTMYEEEGIGLAATQVDIHRRIIVIDVSEERNQRLVLINPELLEKSGDTGIEEGCLSIPETRALVPRAEHVNVRALDREGKPFELEADGLLAICIQHEMDHLVGKLFIDYLSPLKRQRIRQKLEKLARQNSKA is encoded by the coding sequence ATGTCAGTGTTGCAAGTATTACATTTCCCCGATGAGCGGCTTCGCATTAAGGCGCAACCGGTAAAAGAAGTTAATGCAGAGATTCAGCGTATCGTGGACGATATGTTCGATACCATGTACGAGGAAGAAGGCATTGGCCTCGCGGCCACGCAAGTTGATATCCATCGGCGCATCATCGTAATTGATGTTTCAGAAGAGCGGAATCAACGACTGGTCTTGATCAACCCGGAACTGCTGGAGAAATCCGGTGATACCGGAATTGAAGAAGGCTGTTTGTCCATTCCTGAAACTCGTGCGTTGGTTCCGCGGGCAGAACATGTCAACGTGCGCGCGCTGGATCGCGAAGGTAAACCGTTTGAGCTGGAAGCCGACGGCTTGCTGGCGATTTGTATTCAGCATGAAATGGACCATCTGGTTGGTAAACTGTTTATCGACTACCTGTCACCGCTGAAGCGCCAACGCATTCGCCAAAAGCTGGAAAAATTGGCCAGACAAAACAGCAAGGCATAA
- the fmt gene encoding methionyl-tRNA formyltransferase translates to MSLRIIFAGTPDFAAQHLAGLLSSEHEVVGVFTQPDRPAGRGNKLTPSPVKVLAEQHGIPVFQPKSLRPVENQQLVAELDADVMVVVAYGLILPQAVLDMPRQGCINVHGSLLPRWRGAAPIQRALWAGDKQTGVTIMQMDAGLDTGAMLHKIECPILPDDTSATLYDKLAKLGPQGLMNTLAQLSAYQAAAETQDDGLATYAEKLSKEEARLDWQLSAKQLERCIRAFNPWPVSYFLIEEQPVKIWKAEALNDSHQQQPGTILAADKDGIRIATADGVLNIQILQPSGKKAMSAQDLLNSRREWFTPSHTLA, encoded by the coding sequence GTGTCATTACGCATTATTTTCGCAGGAACGCCTGATTTTGCCGCACAGCATCTTGCGGGGCTGCTTTCGTCAGAACATGAAGTTGTCGGCGTGTTTACCCAACCGGACCGTCCGGCAGGCCGCGGCAACAAGCTAACGCCCAGCCCGGTTAAAGTCCTAGCTGAACAGCATGGTATTCCGGTATTCCAACCCAAATCATTACGCCCTGTTGAGAATCAACAATTGGTGGCGGAACTGGATGCAGATGTCATGGTTGTGGTTGCCTATGGCCTAATCCTGCCGCAAGCCGTGCTGGATATGCCTCGTCAGGGATGCATCAATGTGCATGGGTCGTTGCTGCCGCGCTGGCGTGGGGCAGCGCCGATACAGCGCGCGCTCTGGGCTGGCGATAAACAGACTGGAGTCACGATCATGCAGATGGACGCCGGGCTGGATACTGGCGCCATGCTTCACAAAATCGAATGCCCGATTCTGCCGGATGACACCAGCGCCACGCTGTATGACAAGCTGGCAAAGCTGGGTCCTCAGGGATTGATGAATACACTGGCGCAATTGTCCGCCTATCAGGCGGCCGCAGAAACACAAGACGACGGTCTGGCAACCTATGCAGAAAAACTGAGCAAGGAAGAAGCGCGTCTGGACTGGCAATTGTCGGCAAAACAGCTGGAACGCTGCATCCGCGCCTTCAATCCGTGGCCAGTCAGCTATTTTCTGATTGAGGAGCAACCGGTAAAAATTTGGAAAGCAGAGGCGCTGAACGATTCGCATCAGCAACAGCCGGGAACCATACTTGCTGCCGATAAAGACGGCATCCGGATTGCTACCGCTGACGGCGTATTAAATATTCAGATCCTGCAGCCATCGGGTAAAAAAGCCATGTCAGCGCAGGATTTGCTTAACTCTCGCCGCGAATGGTTCACCCCTAGCCATACACTGGCCTGA
- the rsmB gene encoding 16S rRNA (cytosine(967)-C(5))-methyltransferase RsmB, which produces MKSKYNLRSIAATALVQVVEQGQSLSHLLPALQRDISEKDRGLLQEICFGVLRVLPQLDWYLRQLMAKPLTGKQKVLHYLLMVGLYQLVHTRIPPHAALAETVNGAVALKRPQLKGLINGVLRQFQRQQDELQQRLQNNPARYAHPDWLLQRLKKAYPGQWEHIVEANNQHPPMWLRVNQQHHTRSAYLTLLQGKEIVAYPHSFYSDAIRLETPCAVNQLPGFEQGWVTVQDASAQGCIHWLSPQDHEDILDLCAAPGGKTTHILEAAPHAHVLAVDVDEQRLKRVRENLQRLGQHAEVRCGDGRTPTEWCGDKLFDRILLDAPCSATGVIRRHPDIKWLRRDSDIAELASLQQAILEAIWPRLKSGGTLVYATCSILPEENHQQVAAFLQRHPDAALVDTGSPEHPGIQKLPSAEDGDGFFYAKLVKNGQ; this is translated from the coding sequence ATGAAAAGCAAATATAATCTTCGTAGCATTGCCGCCACTGCTCTTGTCCAGGTTGTCGAACAAGGACAATCACTCAGCCACCTGCTGCCTGCGCTTCAGCGAGACATCAGTGAGAAAGATCGTGGCCTGCTGCAGGAGATCTGCTTTGGCGTATTACGCGTATTACCACAGTTGGATTGGTATCTCCGCCAACTGATGGCCAAACCGCTCACCGGCAAGCAGAAGGTACTGCATTATCTGTTGATGGTAGGTCTTTATCAGCTCGTCCATACCCGTATTCCTCCCCATGCTGCGCTGGCGGAAACGGTTAATGGCGCCGTTGCCCTGAAACGGCCTCAGTTGAAAGGGTTGATCAACGGCGTATTGCGCCAGTTCCAGCGACAGCAGGACGAATTGCAACAACGGCTGCAGAACAATCCGGCACGCTATGCGCACCCCGATTGGCTACTGCAACGACTGAAAAAGGCCTATCCCGGGCAATGGGAGCACATCGTCGAGGCGAACAATCAGCATCCGCCCATGTGGTTACGAGTCAACCAGCAGCATCATACCCGGTCTGCCTATCTGACGTTACTGCAGGGAAAAGAGATAGTAGCTTACCCTCATTCTTTCTATTCGGATGCAATTCGACTGGAGACACCTTGCGCTGTCAATCAATTACCGGGGTTCGAGCAAGGCTGGGTCACCGTACAGGATGCATCGGCGCAAGGCTGTATCCACTGGCTGTCACCGCAAGACCACGAAGACATCCTCGATCTATGCGCCGCGCCTGGCGGCAAGACAACTCACATACTTGAAGCCGCTCCCCATGCTCACGTACTTGCCGTCGACGTGGATGAGCAACGGCTGAAGCGGGTCAGAGAAAATTTGCAACGCCTTGGTCAGCATGCTGAGGTCAGATGTGGAGATGGCCGAACACCAACAGAATGGTGTGGAGACAAGCTCTTTGACCGTATTTTGCTTGATGCTCCTTGCTCCGCTACTGGCGTCATTCGCCGTCACCCGGATATCAAGTGGCTGCGCCGCGATAGCGACATTGCCGAACTGGCTTCTCTGCAACAAGCAATTCTGGAGGCTATCTGGCCACGGCTTAAAAGCGGCGGCACGCTGGTATACGCCACCTGCTCTATACTACCAGAGGAAAATCACCAGCAAGTGGCCGCATTTCTGCAACGCCATCCCGATGCTGCATTGGTTGATACCGGCAGCCCGGAACACCCTGGGATTCAGAAGTTACCCTCGGCAGAAGATGGCGATGGTTTCTTTTATGCGAAGCTGGTAAAAAACGGGCAATAG